One window of Myripristis murdjan chromosome 8, fMyrMur1.1, whole genome shotgun sequence genomic DNA carries:
- the coro1a gene encoding coronin-1A isoform X2, with translation MSRKVVRTSKFRHVFGQAVKADQCYDDIRISQMTWDSNFCSVNPKFVAMIVDASGGGAFIVLPLSKTGRIDMSYPTVCGHTGPVLDIEFCPHNDNIIASGSEDCSVMIWEIPDGGLTTSLTDPVVKLDGHSKRVGILSWHPTAHNVLMSAGCDNVVILWNVARGEAVVRIDSVHNDLIYSACWNSDGSRILTSCKDKTLRVLDPRKGTVLIEKEKPHEGSRPVRAVFVSDGKILSTGFSRMSERQVALWDPNSFGEPLTLQELDTSSGVLLPFFDPDTGIVYLCGKGDSSIRYFEVTDEAPYVHYLSMYSSKESQKGMGYMPKRGLEVNKCEIARFYKLHERKCEPIVMTVPRKSDLFQEDLYPDTIGPEPSVEADDWFDGKDGKPILISLKDGFVATTKAKEFKVHKSLLKTTAVSSGNQQDNGEVQSLRKEVKQLKEAIEELTKRVSELESKH, from the exons ATGTCCCGGAAGGTTGTGAGGACCAGTAAGTTCCGTCACGTCTTTGGCCAGGCTGTGAAAGCTGACCAATGCTACGATGACATCCGCATCTCGCAGATGACATGGGACAGCAACTTCTGCTCAGTCAACCCCAAGTTTGTGGCCATGATTGTGGACGCCAGTGGTGGAGGGGCCTTCATCGTGCTGCCCCTGAGTAAG ACAGGACGCATCGACATGTCCTACCCCACTGTATGTGGCCACACAGGCCCTGTTCTGGACATTGAGTTTTGTCCTCACAATGACAACATCATTGCCAGCGGCTCTGAGGACTGCAGTGTCATG ATCTGGGAGATCCCAGACGGCGGCCTGACTACATCCCTGACAGATCCTGTTGTGAAGCTGGATGGTCACTCCAAAAGAGTTGGCATCCTGAGCTGGCACCCCACAGCCCACAATGTGCTGATGAGTGCAG GTTGTGATAACGTGGTGATCCTGTGGAACGTGGCGCGCGGCGAGGCGGTCGTGAGGATCGACAGCGTCCACAACGACCTGATCTACAGCGCCTGCTGGAACAGCGACGGCTCCAGGATCCTCACCTCCTGCAAGGACAAGACGCTGCGAGTGCTGGACCCACGCAAGGGCACCGTCCTCATT GAGAAGGAGAAGCCCCATGAAGGCTCCAGGCCTGTCAGGGCGGTGTTCGTGTCCGACGGCAAGATCCTCAGCACCGGCTTCAGTCGCATGAGTGAGAGGCAGGTGGCGCTATGGGACCCG AACAGCTTTGGAGAGCCGCTGACCCTGCAGGAGCTGGACACCAGCAGTGGCGTCCTTCTACCATTTTTTGACCCAGACACCGGCATCGTCTACCTCTGTGGCAAG GGGGACAGCAGCATCCGTTACTTTGAGGTGACGGATGAAGCTCCTTATGTCCACTACCTGTCTATGTACAGCAGCAAGGAGAGCCAGAAGGGGATGGGCTACATGCCCAAGAGGGGCCTGGAAGTCAACAAATGTGAAATTGCCAG ATTCTACAAACTGCATGAGAGGAAATGTGAGCCCATTGTCATGACGGTGCCCCGCAAG TCTGACTTGTTCCAGGAGGATCTGTACCCAGACACCATCGGGCCAGAGCCGTCGGTCGAAGCCGATGACTGGTTTGACGGCAAAGATGGCAAGCCCATTCTGATCTCTTTGAAAGACGGGTTTGTTGCAACCACCAAAGCCAAGGAGTTCAAAGTTCACAAAAGCCTCCTGAAGACCACGGCTGTTTCCTCTGGGAATCAGCAGGATAACGGCGAG gtccaGTCCTTGAGGAAGGAGGTGAAGCAGCTGAAGGAGGCGATAGAGGAGCTGACCAAGCGTGTGAGCGAGCTGGAGAGCAAGCATTAG
- the coro1a gene encoding coronin-1A isoform X1, with protein sequence MSRKVVRTSKFRHVFGQAVKADQCYDDIRISQMTWDSNFCSVNPKFVAMIVDASGGGAFIVLPLSKTGRIDMSYPTVCGHTGPVLDIEFCPHNDNIIASGSEDCSVMIWEIPDGGLTTSLTDPVVKLDGHSKRVGILSWHPTAHNVLMSAGCDNVVILWNVARGEAVVRIDSVHNDLIYSACWNSDGSRILTSCKDKTLRVLDPRKGTVLIEKEKPHEGSRPVRAVFVSDGKILSTGFSRMSERQVALWDPNSFGEPLTLQELDTSSGVLLPFFDPDTGIVYLCGKGDSSIRYFEVTDEAPYVHYLSMYSSKESQKGMGYMPKRGLEVNKCEIARFYKLHERKCEPIVMTVPRKSDLFQEDLYPDTIGPEPSVEADDWFDGKDGKPILISLKDGFVATTKAKEFKVHKSLLKTTAVSSGNQQDNGEEVQSLRKEVKQLKEAIEELTKRVSELESKH encoded by the exons ATGTCCCGGAAGGTTGTGAGGACCAGTAAGTTCCGTCACGTCTTTGGCCAGGCTGTGAAAGCTGACCAATGCTACGATGACATCCGCATCTCGCAGATGACATGGGACAGCAACTTCTGCTCAGTCAACCCCAAGTTTGTGGCCATGATTGTGGACGCCAGTGGTGGAGGGGCCTTCATCGTGCTGCCCCTGAGTAAG ACAGGACGCATCGACATGTCCTACCCCACTGTATGTGGCCACACAGGCCCTGTTCTGGACATTGAGTTTTGTCCTCACAATGACAACATCATTGCCAGCGGCTCTGAGGACTGCAGTGTCATG ATCTGGGAGATCCCAGACGGCGGCCTGACTACATCCCTGACAGATCCTGTTGTGAAGCTGGATGGTCACTCCAAAAGAGTTGGCATCCTGAGCTGGCACCCCACAGCCCACAATGTGCTGATGAGTGCAG GTTGTGATAACGTGGTGATCCTGTGGAACGTGGCGCGCGGCGAGGCGGTCGTGAGGATCGACAGCGTCCACAACGACCTGATCTACAGCGCCTGCTGGAACAGCGACGGCTCCAGGATCCTCACCTCCTGCAAGGACAAGACGCTGCGAGTGCTGGACCCACGCAAGGGCACCGTCCTCATT GAGAAGGAGAAGCCCCATGAAGGCTCCAGGCCTGTCAGGGCGGTGTTCGTGTCCGACGGCAAGATCCTCAGCACCGGCTTCAGTCGCATGAGTGAGAGGCAGGTGGCGCTATGGGACCCG AACAGCTTTGGAGAGCCGCTGACCCTGCAGGAGCTGGACACCAGCAGTGGCGTCCTTCTACCATTTTTTGACCCAGACACCGGCATCGTCTACCTCTGTGGCAAG GGGGACAGCAGCATCCGTTACTTTGAGGTGACGGATGAAGCTCCTTATGTCCACTACCTGTCTATGTACAGCAGCAAGGAGAGCCAGAAGGGGATGGGCTACATGCCCAAGAGGGGCCTGGAAGTCAACAAATGTGAAATTGCCAG ATTCTACAAACTGCATGAGAGGAAATGTGAGCCCATTGTCATGACGGTGCCCCGCAAG TCTGACTTGTTCCAGGAGGATCTGTACCCAGACACCATCGGGCCAGAGCCGTCGGTCGAAGCCGATGACTGGTTTGACGGCAAAGATGGCAAGCCCATTCTGATCTCTTTGAAAGACGGGTTTGTTGCAACCACCAAAGCCAAGGAGTTCAAAGTTCACAAAAGCCTCCTGAAGACCACGGCTGTTTCCTCTGGGAATCAGCAGGATAACGGCGAGG aggtccaGTCCTTGAGGAAGGAGGTGAAGCAGCTGAAGGAGGCGATAGAGGAGCTGACCAAGCGTGTGAGCGAGCTGGAGAGCAAGCATTAG
- the cldni gene encoding claudin i, with protein MGSAGVQMGCVALGVLGLIGAIVCCAVPRWRVSSFVGSNIVTAQSAQEGLWMNCVVQSTGQQQCKNYDSLLVLSADLQAARAMLIISCMLSSLSLLILFCGADFTTCVESEDAKAKISLVAGVGLLLAGLLVIIPVSWSAHNVVRDFNNPLVAPAQKRELGACIFVGWGAGAVLILAGGLLCCFSRPKSGGSGGNAKYYSNSSAPGKNYV; from the exons ATGGGGTCCGCCGGGGTTCAGATGGGCTGCGTGGCTCTCGGAGTGCTCGGCCTGATCGGAGCAATCGTCTGCTGCGCCGTCCCACGATGGAGGGTGTCCTCATTTGTGGGCTCCAACATTGTGACTGCACAG agcgCTCAGGAGGGCCTGTGGATGAACTGTGTGGTGCAGAGCACTGGCCAGCAGCAGTGCAAGAACTACGACTCCCTGCTGGTGCTGTCCGCGGACCTGCAGGCCGCCCGTGCCATGCTCATCATCAGCTGCATGCTCAGCTCCCTcagcctcctcatcctcttctgcGGTGCCGACTTCACCACCTGCGTGGAGAGCGAGGACGCCAAGGCCAAGATCAGCCTGGTGGCCGGGGTGGGCCTGCTGCTGGCCGGCCTCCTCGTCATCATCCCCGTCAGCTGGTCCGCCCACAACGTCGTCCGTGACTTCAACAACCCGCTGGTGGCACCAGCGCAGAAGAGAGAGCTGGGAGCGTGTATCTTTGTGGGCTGGGGGGCCGGCGCGGTGCTCATACTGGCTGGAGGcctgctctgctgtttcagcAGGCCCAAGTCTGGAGGCTCAGGGGGAAATGCCAAGTACTACAGCAACAGCTCCGCCCCTGGCAAAAACTACGTGTAG